In the Terriglobia bacterium genome, CGCCTACTTCACGCCCGTGGACCTCACAGGGCTGTACTGGCACCTCGTGGACTTGATCTGGATCTTCCTGTTCCCGCTGCTGTATCTGATCAGGTGAGGAGCGGAAGAGGGAAAAGGGGAAAGGTCAAAGGGAAGATGGAAAGAGGAAAAGGGAGAACGGAAAAGGTCAAACGGGAGAAGGCGAGAGGAAGGCGGGCAGGTCGCGATGACGAATGTGATTCCATGCAACAACGCTCTGGCCAGACGGGAGACGCGCCCGCACCCGTCCGGCGTGTGTTTGTCGTTCCTTTTACCTTTTACGTTTACCCTTTTCCCTCGCCCCGACCAGTGGAGCGCTGAATGACCGAGACGACGCATACGCCTAGTGACCTGGTCGCCCACCCGACCGTGGGGCACGTGGTGCCGTTCAAGGTGCTGGCTGGGGTATGGCTGACCCTGCTCGCGGCGACCGTGATCACGGTGGCCGTGGCCGGCGTGGATCTCGGCACCTTCAACCTGGAGATCGCGATGGCGATCGCAGGCGCGAAGGCCACGCTCGTGGTGCTGTACTTCATGCACATGCGCTACGACCGGCCGATCCACGCGATCGTCTTCGTTGCCGCCCTTCTGTTCTTCGCCCTCTTCGTCTCGATCGCGCTGCTCGACTCCCACGCCTACGCCCCCGATCTCATCCCCGACTACGCCCCTGGGCTCCTGAAATGAGTGCGACCCCATCCAGCGACAACGGCCGGCGGCCCCCGGTGCCGCTCGGGACCGGCCTTCTCGGGATGAAGCTCCTGGTCCTCGCGCTGTCCATGCTCTTCGCCGCCTCGATCTTCGGGTATCTCGTGATCCGCAGCCGGGCCCCGGTGTGGCCTCCGCCAGGGGTGCCGCGCCTGCCCTCGGCGTTGTGGATCAGCACACTCATCATCGTGATCTCGAGCTTCACGATGCAGGGCGCCGTCAGGGCAGCTCGACGGAACCGCCAGGCCGCCCTGCGAGCCGGCATGGTGCTCACAACGCTGCTCGGGGCCGCTTTCCTCGTCTCGCAGACGCTCAACTGGTTCGCACTCGTCGCCGCCAACCTCACCGCTAGAACCAACCTCTACGGCTTCACCTTCTACATGCTCACAGGCCTGCACGCGGCCCACGTCGTCGGCGGGTTGGTCCCGCTCGCGATCGTGACCGCGCGCGCGTGGGCCGGGCGATACACGGCCGTGGCTCATGCGGGAGTCGCGTACTGTGCGGTGTACTGGCACTTCCTGGCGGCGGTTTGGATCGTGATGTTCGGGATCCTGGTCGTCTTCTAGTCTTCAATGGCGCCGCCGATGGCGGCTCGGTTCTTGCGTTGCGCTCGCGCAACTGTCATTGCGAGCCCCGCCACAGGCGGGGTGAAGCAATCTCGTTGTCACCATGAGATTGCTTCATCGTCCCGCCCTCGCCGGCGCGGCTACCCGCCGCTCTCCAGCACCCTTGCGGCCCCCACGCCAGTGTCATTGCGAGGAGCGCAGCGACGAAGCAATCCCGTCCCCCACCGTGTGCCCAACCACCTCCTGGAGGACATCGAGATTGCTTCGCTTCGCTCGCAATGACAACTCGGGCGGGGCCAGGATCCGCCCGCACATTGTTCTCTGCCGGCGGCGCGTCTACCCGCACGCCCGCGCTGGGAGAGGATGCGGCGCCAGGGGAGCGGAGGGGGTGAGGAGCAGAGGAGCGAGGCGCCGAGGGTTTGCTGCTTGCTCCTCCGCTCCCCTGCACCTTTACCCCTCTGCTTGTCTCTTCGGACCCCTGACCCCTGACACCGGACCCCCGTCTTTCGTGCGACAATCTCATCTCGTGAACGCACAGGAGTTCATCAGCAAGTGGCGCCGCGTCGAGCTGCGGGAGCGCCAGGCCTCGCAGGAGCACTTCCTCGACCTGTGCGCGCTTCTCGGCCAGGACCCGCCCGCGAAGGCTGACCCGATAGGGGAGTCGTTCTGCTTTGAGCGGGGCGCCGGCAAGGAGAGCGGCGGCGACGGCTGGGCCGACGTCTGGAAGAAAGGGTGCTTCGGCTGGGAGTACAAGGGCAAGCACAAGGACCTCGACGGCGCTTACGTCCAGCTTCTGACCTATCGCGAGTCGCTGGAAAATCCGCCGCTGCTCGTGGTCTGCGACATGGACCGCATCGTGGTCCACACCAACTTCACCAACACGCCGAACCGTGTGCACGAAGTGCGGCTGGAGGAGCTGGACACGCCGCGCGCTCACGAGATCCTGCGCGCGGTGTTCTTCGAGCCCGACAAGCTCAAGCCCGGCGTGACCAGCCGGACGGTCACCGAGGAGGCGGCGCGCCGCATCGGCGAGATCGCCCAGTCGCTGCGTGAGAAGGGCTCCGCCGGCGAGGATGTCGCCCAGTTCCTCGACCGCCTGGTGTTCTGCATGTTCGCGGAGGACGTAGGCCTTCTCCCCGAGAAGCTGTTCTCCCGCCTGGTCGAGAAGTCCCGCCGCGATCCCGCGCGCTT is a window encoding:
- a CDS encoding cytochrome C oxidase subunit IV family protein, whose product is MTETTHTPSDLVAHPTVGHVVPFKVLAGVWLTLLAATVITVAVAGVDLGTFNLEIAMAIAGAKATLVVLYFMHMRYDRPIHAIVFVAALLFFALFVSIALLDSHAYAPDLIPDYAPGLLK
- a CDS encoding cytochrome c oxidase subunit 3, yielding MPLGTGLLGMKLLVLALSMLFAASIFGYLVIRSRAPVWPPPGVPRLPSALWISTLIIVISSFTMQGAVRAARRNRQAALRAGMVLTTLLGAAFLVSQTLNWFALVAANLTARTNLYGFTFYMLTGLHAAHVVGGLVPLAIVTARAWAGRYTAVAHAGVAYCAVYWHFLAAVWIVMFGILVVF
- a CDS encoding class I SAM-dependent DNA methyltransferase, which encodes MNAQEFISKWRRVELRERQASQEHFLDLCALLGQDPPAKADPIGESFCFERGAGKESGGDGWADVWKKGCFGWEYKGKHKDLDGAYVQLLTYRESLENPPLLVVCDMDRIVVHTNFTNTPNRVHEVRLEELDTPRAHEILRAVFFEPDKLKPGVTSRTVTEEAARRIGEIAQSLREKGSAGEDVAQFLDRLVFCMFAEDVGLLPEKLFSRLVEKSRRDPARFGKLVTDLFAVMAQGGDFGADTIRRFNGNLFNNGAPIALSEDEVSASPAASTRESRATSRAK